The DNA sequence TGAAGCAGTTCGGCGCCGAAAGAGCTGGCGATTTCGCGTAAGTGCGCAACCTGACAATCGCGGCCACCGACATAGAGAAAACTGCGCCCTTCGAGCGTTGCCTTGCCGGCCTCCTGGCGGGCTTCGGCCGGTTCTGAGCCCGAACGACCCTTGCCATTCTTCGCCGCATTCTGGTGACGCTTGCCGCGCATGCAATCCTCTCCGCCTGATCGTGCGACAAGGACCCTTCAAGGGCAGCCGGTCGCATCGGGACATCATCTCGACACACGCCCTTCGGCTGCGTGACGAGGGCAACCTATTAAACTTGATAAACAGAGTAAAGTATAAACATGAGTTTTTTTATCATATATTTTTCGCCAATTTCGCACGAACGAACGAGCAGACGAAACCGCGTCCGCCTCAGCGGACGCTGGCAACCATTGGAACGATGAAGGATTTGGAGGCTGGCCCCCCGGCGGGAAAGGCCGGGAACGGCGCCGCATTGCGCACGGCATCCACGGCTGCTTCATCGATGGCGGGAGAACCGGAACTGCCGGCGACGTTTACCCGGGTCAATTCACCGTTGGCGGTCAACGTGAAGCGAACGGTCGCCGTGCCGGAAACGCCTTCGCGCCTTGCCGAAGACGGCACCTTGAACCTGCGCATGATCTTCCTGCGGACCTTGCCGTCATAATTTTCCATATTGGCGTTGCCGACCTCGGATGCGCGACTGTCACCGGTCGCGGCTGCGGCACTACCGCTCTCCTGACCGTCCTGCTTACCCTTGACCTGGTTCTGCGCCTGCTCGCCCTTGTCACCCGTCTTCTTGCGGGTCACTTTCTTCTTCTTGACCGGCTCCTTCTTCGGTTCCGGCTTCTCGACCTTTTCCTTCTTGGGCTCTTCGATCTCGGGCTTTTCTTCGGGCACCACGGTCTCGACGGGCGCGACGCTAGCCGTCACGACGGCCTCGGCGACCTGAAGGGTCGGCATCTCTTCAGCCGGCAGGATCACGTCAGCTTCGGTCGCGGTCAGATCATGCGGCTGTTCGGCAACGATTTCCTGAGTGGTCGACGTCAGATCTTCGACCGGCGATATCTCCTCCGGCTTGACCTCATCCGGAACGTCCTCGGTCGGCTCGACGATCTCCGCCGGATCGCCGGATTGTAGCGTCTCTTCAAAGGCATCGCCAAGGACCGCGACCTCGGTCGCCTCTCCGCCAAGCATGAGGGCATGCTCTTTTTCCGGGGGCCTTGGGCCAAACAGGGTAGCAAGCACGACGCCATGCGTTGCAAGCGAGATGATGGCGGCCCCAGCCCAGATGACGATACGCTTCATTGCAGCCTTACCTTCGCCGCACCGGGCGGCGCAAACTTCACGCTCCGAAAGAGCGATCCCAATCAGCCCCGTTCGTTCAGCCCTTGAGCTCCACCGCCGATTTCGAGCCGGTCTTGATCCCGCTCATGCAGGCGCCCGGCTGCACGCCGTCGCCGACGCAGGCCGGCGCATCGTTGATCAAGAGGCTCTTCACCGCATCGCAGTTTGTGCCGGGAAGATCGAACTGGCGGACCTTGGTCTTGCCGGCGGGCAGATCGCGGAAGTCGAGCACGGCCATGCGTTCGACCAGGCCCTTCTGGTCGAAGATCACGAATTCGAAGGAAACCTTGCTCAGCGATTGGGCGAACGCGTTGTCGGCGACGAAGGTGAGCTTGCAGCCTTTCTGCGATGGCGCGACCTCGTTGAGCTCGATTGTCAGACCTCCAGCAGCTGCCGCCTCCTGCGCATTGGCACCGCTTGCGGCAACGAAAGCCGCAAAGGCAAGGGAAACGATCGGGAGGCTGGAAAACTTCATAACGACACCACTCCAAAGGATCGAGCGCACCACCGAACGTCGTCAGCACGCCCTTGTCCACAAGCCGGCAACAACTAACTTGAGTTTATAAGTCCGGTATTGCGTCCATAAATAAATATGAGTAATGAAGTCAAGATAGTAAACGAATTGCACGGCAGGAAATGCTGGAAAAACAGCGCGGCCTGCCCTCTCGAAACGGCCAAACGCAGTGACCAACGACAGTAACCTTGCACGCCCATCCGAGCCGCCGATCCAGGCCGGGCGCGCGCAGCGGATTATCGAAAGTCGCGAACTTTTCGGCAGCGAAAACGAGATCCTCATTTCCCACGACGGCGCGATCTACCGCATGAAGATCACCCGCCAAGGCAAACTGATCCTGAACAAATAGGCAGATGAAAATGACCGAGAGCCTCCGCCCCACTCCTTCCGAAATCCGCGCCTATCGCGCCGAGAACCCGAAGATGCGCGAGCGCGACATCGCAGCTCAGCTCGGCGTTTCCGAGGCTGCTCTCGTTGCTGCCGAATGTGGGCTGACCGCGGTACGCATCGACGCCGACGCCAACCGCTTCCTGTCGCGCGTCGAGGAACTGGGCGAGGTCATGGCTCTGACCCGCAACGAAAGCGCGGTCCACGAGAAGATCGGCGTCTACGAGAAGATCACCACCGGCGACATGGCGAGCATCGTGCTCGGCGAGCAGATCGACCTGCGCGTCTTCCCGAGCGCCTGGGCACACGCTTTCGCCGTGACGAAAACCGATGACCAGGGTGAAGCCCGCAAGAGCCTGCAATTCTTCGACAAGTGGGGCAATGCGGTGCACAAGCTGCATCTGCGCCCGGCGTCGAACGTCGAGGCCTATGACAAGATCGTCGCGGATTTCCGCCTTGACGACCAGACGCAGGAATTTGCCGCTGACGCCAGCGTACCTGCCACCGACGACAAGCCGGAAACGGTGGTCGATGTCGTCGAACTGCGCGACCGCTGGACGAAAATGACGGACACGCATCAGTTCCACGGCATGCTGCGCAAGCTGAAGATCGGCCGTCGCCAGGCGCTCAGCAACATCGGCGAGGATTTCGCCTGGCAGCTCGACCCCTCCAGCATCGAAGCGCTGATGCGCGAGAGCGCCGAGACAGAACTGCCGATCATGTGCTTCGTCGGCAACCGCGGCATGATCCAGATCCACTCCGGCCCGATCGCCAAGATCGCGCCCATGGGCCCCTGGCTGAACGTCATGGACCCGACCTTCCACCTGCACCTGCGTACCGACCACATCGCCGAACTTTGGGCCGTGCGCAAGCCGACCGCCGATGGTCATGTCACCTCGATCGAGGCGCTCGACGCCAAGGGCGAGATGATCATCCAGTTCTTCGGCAAGCGGAAAGAGGGTCTCGCAGAACGTCCGGAATGGCGCTCCATCGCCGAGGGCCTGCCGCGTCTCGAAACGACTGTCGCCGCCTGAGGACAGGATAAGGACACTCCGATGATCAAGGGTCTCGACTTCCGTCGCCTTCGCCGCTGGGAACTGGCGCTTGCCGCCTTCGCCCTTTCGGCTCCCTTCCTGTTGCCGGCGGTGGCACCCGGTGCCCCCTCCTTCATCCGGCCGGCGATGGCCGAGGACATGCAGAAGGCCGACGTCTCGCGCGTCGTTTCGGTCGGCGGAGCGATCACCGAGATCATCTACGCGCTCGGCGAGGAAGGTCGCCTCGTCGGTCGCGATTCCACCAGCACCTACCCGGAAGCGGCAAAGGCGCTGCCGGATGTCGGCTACATGCGGCAACTCGCACCGGAAGGCATCATCGCCGCCAACCCGAGCGCAATCATCGCCGTCGAAGGCAGTGGCCCACCAGAGGCGCTCGCCGTGCTGAAAGAGGCGAATATCGCCTTCACCAGTGTGCCCGAAACATTCGACAAGGCTGGTATCCCCGCCAAGATCCGCGCCGTCGGCACCTTCCTCGGTGTCGAGGAAAAGGCTGAAGCCCTGGCAAAAAGCGTCGAGGCCGATCTCGATGCGGCAGTCGCCGAGAATGCCGCCAGTCCGGAAGCTGAACGCAAGCGCGTGCTTTTCATCCTGAGCACACAGGGCGGCAAGGTCATGGCCTCCGGTCAGGGAACCGCGGCCAACGGCATCATCGAGCTCTCGGGCGCCATCAACGCGGTCGGCACCTTCCCCGGCTACAAGGCGCTGAGCGACGAGGCGATCATCGAGGCCAAACCCGATGTCGTCCTCATGATGGATCGCGGCGGCGAACATTCCGCCAAGGCAGAGGAGCTATTCGCCCTGCCGGCGCTCAGCCTCACGCCAGCCGCAAAGAACAAGGCGCTGATCCGCATGGACGGCCTGCACCTGCTCGGCTTCGGCCCGCGCACTGCCAGCGCCGTTCGCGAACTGAATGCAGCCATCTACGGGAAGAAGGCCAATGCCTCGCAGTGAGGCATTGGACCGCGGCATGCGCCTGACCGCTTTTGCCGCCGACATCCGCAACGAATGGCGCTCGGGCAACCGCTCGCGGCTGGCGCGTCTCGTCATTGTCGCCCTGATCGCGTTTGCCATCGCGACCTTCGTCGGCTCGATCATGACCGGTGCGGCCGATGCGTCGCTCGCCAACGTCGGGCGCTGGATGATGGGCGAGGCCGACCAGGCCTTGAGCATCCGCGACCGCATCATCATTCTCGATATCCGTCTGCCGCGCGCCGTGCTCGGCATGCTCGTCGGCGCCTCGCTCGCCGTATCCGGCGTCGTCATGCAGGGTCTTTTCCGCAATCCGCTGGCCGATCCCGGTCTTGTCGGCGTGTCCTCGGGCGCAAGCCTCGGCGCCGTGCTGCTG is a window from the Ensifer adhaerens genome containing:
- a CDS encoding cell envelope integrity protein TolA, which gives rise to MKRIVIWAGAAIISLATHGVVLATLFGPRPPEKEHALMLGGEATEVAVLGDAFEETLQSGDPAEIVEPTEDVPDEVKPEEISPVEDLTSTTQEIVAEQPHDLTATEADVILPAEEMPTLQVAEAVVTASVAPVETVVPEEKPEIEEPKKEKVEKPEPKKEPVKKKKVTRKKTGDKGEQAQNQVKGKQDGQESGSAAAATGDSRASEVGNANMENYDGKVRRKIMRRFKVPSSARREGVSGTATVRFTLTANGELTRVNVAGSSGSPAIDEAAVDAVRNAAPFPAFPAGGPASKSFIVPMVASVR
- the hemP gene encoding hemin uptake protein HemP translates to MTNDSNLARPSEPPIQAGRAQRIIESRELFGSENEILISHDGAIYRMKITRQGKLILNK
- a CDS encoding hemin-degrading factor → MTESLRPTPSEIRAYRAENPKMRERDIAAQLGVSEAALVAAECGLTAVRIDADANRFLSRVEELGEVMALTRNESAVHEKIGVYEKITTGDMASIVLGEQIDLRVFPSAWAHAFAVTKTDDQGEARKSLQFFDKWGNAVHKLHLRPASNVEAYDKIVADFRLDDQTQEFAADASVPATDDKPETVVDVVELRDRWTKMTDTHQFHGMLRKLKIGRRQALSNIGEDFAWQLDPSSIEALMRESAETELPIMCFVGNRGMIQIHSGPIAKIAPMGPWLNVMDPTFHLHLRTDHIAELWAVRKPTADGHVTSIEALDAKGEMIIQFFGKRKEGLAERPEWRSIAEGLPRLETTVAA
- a CDS encoding heme/hemin ABC transporter substrate-binding protein — encoded protein: MIKGLDFRRLRRWELALAAFALSAPFLLPAVAPGAPSFIRPAMAEDMQKADVSRVVSVGGAITEIIYALGEEGRLVGRDSTSTYPEAAKALPDVGYMRQLAPEGIIAANPSAIIAVEGSGPPEALAVLKEANIAFTSVPETFDKAGIPAKIRAVGTFLGVEEKAEALAKSVEADLDAAVAENAASPEAERKRVLFILSTQGGKVMASGQGTAANGIIELSGAINAVGTFPGYKALSDEAIIEAKPDVVLMMDRGGEHSAKAEELFALPALSLTPAAKNKALIRMDGLHLLGFGPRTASAVRELNAAIYGKKANASQ